A window of Candidatus Deferrimicrobiaceae bacterium contains these coding sequences:
- a CDS encoding putative Ig domain-containing protein produces MRTVGTSRRSAFPITLIAILLSALFCIGAGGRAHAQGAPAGDNIAGKPVPAYVDGELLVKFRADASDDHRRKLHARQGATLLQEFPSQRLHHVRSRKGQTVDDAIRAYEADPSVESAQPNYIYKANAIPNDTYIYQQWGMSTIHAPEAWDYSTGSDNVVIAVIDSGVDYNHPDLAANILRNPDGSVVGYNSVNMYDSGNPMDDYGHGTHVAGIIGAAGNNGKGVAGVAWNVKILPVKFLDSAGNGTSARAINCVNYVTNMKAAGVNIVAVNASWGGDSNDSALLFAITQLGDTLFIAGAGNNYYSSRWAQYPAAFDLPNIIGVPATNATDTIFVYSDYWSGGKTGAYNTQVAAPGEDILSTLPGGSYGYDSGTSMAAPHVAGLAALLKAQDSSRDGYRIRNLILAGADSVPALTDKLRDGLRINALGSLTCNDRRYFAVKSAPFRWGSGSYIISYTLSVISVNCGEPAGPVTVTTPEGSTFELTDVGGGVFAATWDNNMTAPPGRFYFSSPAGSGVARYPALAIATSGLSPASLHQSYADQLAAVNGPGPYAWSIVGGALPPGLSLDGQTGLVTGFPTVAGTYTVTVQVVDGESSKTSKNVSLLVADRSYVREWARSYSELTPGVAPDVAIGATDIAVDASGNSYAAGFANHITKDDNGNPYVYAQDFRLIKTGPSGAPGWAVSMADPANAVAVDGAGSVYVAGSVANVAGNSDLRLSKYSPDNGALVWNAIPVDYQGGNDVFRSVAVDGSGNVYATGHGQTAAGQDLLLFKFDATGRELWRRTYTGTGVETGVRVVATASGHVYLVSPSLEGRYLVFKYDGAGNLVWQALLGSGSTAGAGTGPSGLTVDAAGNLYVTGYQTSAGNGWLETVKFDANGNAAWTQTSNSDTYATVAAAPGGGVIISGDRIGPAPNYTSGLYPLTEYDADGNRIWQGKFGDGAVGSVHPIATLGNRIYATGETVNGYDLLSTGFLLHVSVDNVVPVDGFATLPYRQQLTATGGTLPQTWSVIDGALPPGLALNASTGAITGVPSATGVYSFTPMVTDNTGWMAYRPAISLSVYNPLDVLPYTVPPAMAGVPYRIPLVNRGGSGPFAWSITDGVLPAGLSLNPATGEISGTPATAGTSSFTVGIRDSGSLTGSRSYTLNVTERLTIAQTLPLPTWTMVNSPFAAEALASGGTPPYAWSLSTGALPPGIILNSNGATGYVNGAAAASGQYMFTLQATDANGFTAPLPGSVTVYDILRISSPPVLPAGMPGGSYNTTISPSGGLPPYGWTLASGTLPAGLTFANGVVSGLPEATGSSSFTVQVTDSLGNVATTAFSLSIVPVTADQGPVIETPDSVIKNPRGMVLDAAGNLYVTGAYDDSYTAFGLVKYDPAGNLLWQKTLSIGNYFSSSAITLDESGAIIVGGMSQQPGNGITTAKFDADGNLIWSRYSVALNGSVSSVAAGPGGVVATTGTNWNGSGTDVLTVRYDASGNSLGVLKYNGGGGGGNSPYVSFDAFGNLYSASYQSASRSLTTVKYDPSGGQSWLQNYKYGGGAVIPAVIAADAAGNVIVSGYPGTAFAFTTVKYDSAGTLLWADNFQAPGPPGAIATDAAGNVFVTGYAQYDTQDMVTAAYDAAGNRLWSAAFDAGSGRNEFGRAIRAMANGAITVAGSSTRSGAQTQYFTLSYSSHVVVSTTSLPDGAAGQSYTATLAATGGGAPYAWSLASGSLPAGISLDPVSGILSGVPLQAGGFAITVKVTDARSATHQRALSLTIAPPPPVTLSVSANPAGPTMAGARIDFAASGTGGIAPLEYRFRIRNGSGVEVASRSYGTDNAYTWDSAGLVPGNFTVEVSVRSAGSALDNESSTTLSCPLRTPVSGGYDFSFAIQQDGSLWGWGYNGVGTLGDGTTLDQLVPERIGPDFDWSIVEAGMQHTLAIRNDGTLWAWGKNANGQLGDGTLTNRNAPVLVSAEPVWASVAAGYAHSVAVRKDGTLWSWGANANGQLGDGSRADHPLPVRVGTDSDWAAVATGESHTLAIKTDGSLWGWGYNVVGQLGDGTQTLRTSPVRIGTDSDWVTITAIESHTFGIRANGTLWAWGSNGYGDLGTGATTPSYPTPTRIGTDNDWLSISPGYVHTLALKKDGSLWAWGFNGDGELGDGTFFYKTALTKIGTDTDWAYISAGNWFSLGVKRDGSLYSWGFNAFGELGDGTKINRTLPTRIGSVGGAGVPVTSVTLSAAPAGTHVSGTAVTFSAVATGGAAPLDYGFAVRDGAGTVVAVQPFGTAASFVWNSTGMPAGTYTAEVRAKSGMSSLDNGVTNTTTYTLQAPISGIVLSPSVPSPQQAGTSVTFTATASGGISPYQYRFIIRDSTGIIYVSTSYSASNSYVWTNGMQVGGYTVEVRARSNGSVLDNEASITTGYQMAPPPVTGVTISASPAGPQVAGTPVTFTAVAIGGVAPYQYRFRVRNSTGAQVAFADYPGGDTFVWATTGLPAGTYTAEVSARSNGSVQDNEAVKTASYALNASVGALSLSASPVGSGAPGATVTFTAAASGGISPYQYRFKVTNGAGTVVATRSYSATATFAWSTTGQPSGPYTAEVCAKSNGSILDNEAVQTLSYALAAPVTGVTITATPASSQYAGTIVTFTGTASGGVTPCQYRFKVKNSGGTLIATQAYGSANTFAWTTTGVAAGTYTAEVCARSNGSALDNEAVRTMSYTIKAAVSSVTLTASPSSPQIAGATVTFTGAAAGGTSPYQYRFRIRNSGGTVVANGSYGSTATYAWATTGLPAGIYTAEVCARSRGSLADNEAVRTLPYTLNAGVSSVSLSASPASPQIVGTTVTFTGAATGGTSPYQYRFRIRNSGGTIVSSANYGTSATFAWSTSSLAAGSYTAEVCARSNGSALDNEAVATAPYTLTGKVSSVSLAASPAGSQAPGTLVTYTATAIGGTGPIQYRFRIKNSGGTVLSTQAYGSANTYPWATSGLSSGTYTAEVSARSNGSALDNEAVGTMSYVLVVPVSSVTLTASPSSPQNKGTKITFTATATGGVSPYQYQFTIKNSKGTVVATRSYSTTNTYSWTTSSLSAGTYTVEADARSAGSTSPVEALKTMSFTLK; encoded by the coding sequence ATGAGAACTGTGGGAACAAGCCGCCGCTCCGCATTTCCGATCACGCTGATCGCCATCCTTCTTTCTGCGCTCTTCTGCATCGGAGCCGGGGGCCGTGCCCACGCCCAGGGCGCTCCGGCGGGAGACAACATCGCCGGGAAACCGGTTCCCGCATATGTGGATGGGGAACTGTTGGTGAAATTCAGGGCGGATGCCTCCGACGATCACCGCAGGAAACTGCACGCGCGGCAAGGGGCCACGCTTCTCCAGGAATTTCCGTCCCAACGCCTTCACCATGTGAGAAGCCGAAAGGGACAGACGGTCGACGACGCGATCCGAGCGTACGAGGCGGATCCCTCCGTCGAATCCGCCCAGCCGAACTACATATACAAGGCCAACGCCATTCCCAACGACACCTACATCTACCAGCAGTGGGGAATGTCCACGATTCACGCTCCCGAGGCATGGGACTACTCGACGGGCTCCGACAACGTTGTAATCGCGGTCATCGATTCGGGCGTCGACTACAACCATCCGGACCTGGCGGCCAACATCCTGCGGAATCCCGACGGCAGTGTCGTCGGATACAACTCCGTCAACATGTACGACAGCGGAAATCCGATGGACGACTACGGCCACGGCACCCACGTGGCCGGGATCATCGGGGCGGCCGGGAACAACGGCAAAGGCGTCGCCGGCGTCGCGTGGAACGTCAAGATCCTGCCTGTCAAGTTTCTCGACAGCGCGGGGAACGGGACGTCCGCCAGGGCCATCAATTGCGTCAATTACGTCACGAACATGAAGGCTGCCGGGGTGAACATCGTCGCGGTCAACGCGAGCTGGGGCGGGGACAGCAACGATTCTGCCCTCCTGTTCGCGATCACGCAGCTTGGGGACACCCTCTTCATCGCGGGCGCCGGCAACAACTATTATTCCAGCCGCTGGGCGCAATACCCGGCCGCATTCGACCTCCCGAACATCATCGGGGTACCTGCGACCAATGCCACCGACACGATCTTCGTCTATTCCGACTATTGGTCCGGCGGGAAAACGGGTGCCTACAACACCCAGGTGGCTGCTCCAGGCGAAGATATCCTCAGTACTCTGCCTGGCGGGAGCTACGGTTACGATTCGGGTACTTCGATGGCAGCCCCCCACGTCGCCGGGCTGGCCGCCTTGCTGAAGGCCCAGGACTCATCCCGGGACGGCTACCGGATTCGCAACCTCATCCTGGCGGGCGCCGACTCCGTTCCGGCGCTGACCGACAAACTCAGGGACGGGCTGCGCATCAACGCCCTCGGCTCGCTTACCTGCAACGACCGGCGCTACTTCGCAGTCAAGAGCGCTCCCTTCAGATGGGGCAGCGGTAGTTATATCATTTCCTACACATTGTCCGTCATCAGCGTGAACTGCGGCGAACCCGCCGGGCCGGTCACTGTCACGACGCCCGAGGGTTCCACGTTCGAACTGACCGACGTCGGCGGCGGGGTCTTCGCCGCCACTTGGGACAACAACATGACGGCCCCGCCCGGAAGATTCTATTTCTCTTCGCCGGCCGGCTCCGGGGTGGCCCGCTATCCCGCATTGGCTATCGCCACGTCGGGGCTTTCGCCCGCATCCCTGCACCAGTCCTATGCGGACCAGCTTGCAGCCGTAAACGGCCCCGGTCCCTACGCCTGGTCGATCGTCGGCGGTGCGCTTCCCCCCGGCCTTTCGCTTGACGGCCAGACGGGGCTCGTCACCGGGTTCCCGACCGTAGCCGGAACGTACACCGTCACGGTTCAGGTCGTCGACGGCGAAAGCTCGAAGACGTCGAAAAACGTCAGCCTGTTGGTGGCGGACCGGTCCTACGTCCGGGAATGGGCTCGTTCCTATTCCGAGTTGACGCCGGGTGTGGCGCCCGATGTCGCCATCGGCGCCACCGACATCGCCGTCGATGCGTCCGGGAACAGCTATGCGGCGGGTTTCGCCAACCACATCACCAAAGACGATAATGGCAACCCGTATGTCTACGCCCAGGACTTCCGCCTGATCAAGACCGGCCCTTCCGGAGCTCCCGGCTGGGCGGTTTCCATGGCCGATCCGGCCAACGCGGTGGCCGTCGACGGGGCAGGATCCGTCTACGTGGCAGGCTCCGTCGCCAACGTCGCGGGAAACAGCGACCTCCGGCTCTCGAAATATTCCCCCGACAACGGTGCGCTCGTCTGGAACGCCATTCCGGTCGATTATCAGGGCGGCAACGATGTTTTCCGTTCCGTCGCGGTGGACGGCTCGGGAAACGTTTACGCCACCGGCCACGGACAGACGGCGGCGGGACAGGATCTGCTGCTGTTCAAGTTCGACGCCACCGGCCGCGAGTTGTGGCGACGCACTTACACGGGCACGGGAGTCGAGACCGGCGTCCGTGTCGTCGCTACCGCGAGCGGCCACGTCTATCTCGTCAGCCCCAGTCTGGAAGGCCGATACCTGGTTTTCAAGTACGACGGCGCCGGCAATCTCGTATGGCAGGCGCTTCTTGGATCGGGAAGCACCGCCGGTGCGGGCACGGGTCCCTCCGGCCTGACGGTGGATGCCGCCGGAAATCTCTACGTCACCGGCTACCAGACGTCGGCCGGCAACGGGTGGCTTGAGACCGTCAAGTTCGATGCCAATGGAAATGCGGCCTGGACGCAGACTTCGAACTCGGATACCTACGCCACGGTCGCGGCCGCACCCGGCGGAGGAGTGATCATTTCCGGCGACAGGATCGGTCCCGCTCCGAACTACACGTCCGGCCTGTATCCCCTGACCGAGTACGATGCCGACGGCAACCGGATCTGGCAGGGAAAATTCGGCGACGGCGCGGTGGGAAGCGTGCACCCGATCGCCACGCTCGGAAACCGGATCTACGCGACCGGCGAGACCGTCAACGGATACGACCTGCTGTCGACCGGGTTCCTGCTCCACGTTTCCGTCGACAACGTCGTTCCTGTCGACGGATTCGCGACGCTTCCCTACCGGCAGCAGTTGACGGCCACTGGCGGGACGCTCCCGCAGACATGGTCCGTCATCGACGGCGCCCTCCCCCCGGGCCTCGCCTTGAACGCCTCCACGGGGGCGATCACGGGAGTTCCGTCCGCTACGGGCGTTTACTCTTTCACCCCCATGGTGACCGACAACACCGGCTGGATGGCATACCGGCCGGCAATTTCGCTCTCCGTCTATAACCCGCTGGACGTCCTGCCTTACACCGTCCCGCCGGCGATGGCGGGCGTTCCGTACCGCATTCCCCTGGTGAATCGGGGCGGGTCGGGCCCCTTCGCATGGTCCATCACGGACGGCGTCCTTCCCGCAGGCCTTTCCCTCAACCCGGCCACGGGAGAGATTTCGGGAACGCCGGCCACGGCCGGCACCTCCTCCTTCACGGTGGGAATCCGCGATTCCGGTTCCCTGACGGGGAGCCGCAGCTACACGTTGAACGTCACCGAGCGGCTCACGATCGCGCAGACGCTGCCATTGCCCACCTGGACGATGGTCAACTCGCCCTTCGCGGCCGAGGCGCTCGCGAGCGGCGGGACGCCCCCCTACGCCTGGTCGCTCTCCACCGGCGCGCTTCCCCCGGGGATCATCTTGAATTCCAACGGCGCCACTGGATACGTCAACGGCGCGGCGGCCGCTTCCGGCCAGTACATGTTCACCCTCCAGGCGACCGATGCGAACGGGTTCACGGCGCCGCTTCCGGGTTCGGTCACGGTCTACGACATCCTCCGGATCTCCTCCCCCCCCGTTCTTCCCGCCGGCATGCCCGGCGGGTCGTACAACACGACGATTTCCCCGTCGGGAGGGTTGCCGCCCTACGGCTGGACGCTGGCGTCCGGAACGCTCCCGGCCGGGCTGACCTTCGCCAACGGCGTCGTATCGGGCCTCCCCGAGGCGACCGGATCCTCCAGCTTCACGGTCCAGGTCACCGATTCGTTGGGCAACGTCGCGACGACGGCTTTCTCCCTTTCGATCGTTCCGGTCACCGCAGACCAGGGACCAGTGATCGAAACCCCGGACTCTGTCATCAAGAATCCGCGCGGCATGGTGCTGGACGCCGCGGGAAACCTATACGTGACCGGGGCATACGACGATAGCTACACGGCTTTCGGGCTGGTCAAGTACGATCCGGCCGGCAACCTGCTCTGGCAGAAAACGCTCAGTATCGGCAACTACTTTTCCAGCTCGGCGATCACTCTCGACGAAAGCGGCGCCATCATCGTCGGCGGGATGTCCCAGCAGCCGGGCAACGGAATCACGACCGCCAAGTTCGATGCCGACGGGAACCTGATTTGGTCCCGCTATTCTGTTGCGCTGAACGGCTCGGTGAGCTCCGTGGCCGCCGGTCCCGGAGGCGTCGTCGCCACCACCGGGACGAACTGGAACGGGTCGGGCACCGACGTCCTGACGGTCCGGTATGACGCTTCAGGCAATTCCCTCGGGGTCCTGAAGTACAACGGTGGCGGGGGCGGAGGCAACTCCCCTTATGTTTCCTTCGACGCTTTCGGCAACCTGTATTCGGCCTCCTACCAGTCGGCCAGCCGCAGCTTGACCACGGTCAAGTACGATCCTTCGGGCGGCCAGAGCTGGCTGCAGAACTACAAATACGGGGGGGGGGCCGTCATCCCCGCAGTCATCGCGGCAGACGCCGCCGGGAACGTCATCGTTTCGGGCTACCCGGGTACCGCATTTGCTTTTACCACCGTAAAATATGACTCCGCGGGCACGCTGCTGTGGGCCGACAACTTCCAGGCGCCCGGCCCCCCCGGCGCCATTGCGACGGACGCCGCCGGAAACGTCTTCGTCACCGGGTATGCGCAGTACGACACCCAGGACATGGTGACGGCTGCCTACGACGCGGCCGGCAACCGGCTCTGGAGCGCGGCGTTCGACGCCGGGTCGGGACGGAACGAATTCGGCCGGGCGATCCGGGCGATGGCGAACGGCGCCATCACGGTGGCCGGCTCCTCGACCCGGAGCGGGGCGCAGACGCAATATTTCACGTTGTCCTACAGCTCCCACGTCGTCGTATCCACGACATCGCTTCCCGACGGCGCGGCCGGACAGTCGTATACAGCGACGCTGGCCGCGACCGGGGGGGGGGCGCCGTACGCCTGGTCGCTTGCCTCCGGCAGCCTCCCGGCCGGCATTTCGCTCGACCCCGTGTCCGGCATCCTTTCCGGCGTGCCGCTCCAGGCGGGCGGTTTCGCGATCACCGTCAAGGTGACCGACGCTCGTTCCGCGACCCACCAGCGGGCGCTCTCGCTGACCATCGCGCCTCCGCCGCCCGTGACGCTCTCCGTCTCCGCGAATCCGGCCGGCCCGACCATGGCGGGCGCGAGGATCGACTTTGCGGCGTCGGGCACGGGAGGGATTGCGCCGCTCGAGTATCGCTTCCGCATCCGGAACGGATCCGGCGTGGAAGTGGCGTCCCGAAGCTACGGGACGGACAACGCTTACACGTGGGACAGCGCGGGGCTGGTCCCGGGGAACTTCACCGTTGAGGTCAGCGTGCGCAGCGCCGGCAGCGCGCTCGACAACGAATCGTCAACGACGTTGTCCTGCCCGCTCCGGACGCCGGTATCCGGAGGGTACGACTTCTCGTTCGCCATCCAGCAGGACGGCTCCCTGTGGGGATGGGGATACAACGGGGTCGGCACGCTCGGCGACGGGACCACCTTGGATCAGCTCGTGCCGGAACGGATCGGTCCCGACTTCGACTGGTCGATCGTGGAGGCCGGCATGCAGCACACGCTGGCGATCCGGAATGACGGCACCCTCTGGGCGTGGGGCAAGAACGCCAACGGCCAGCTGGGAGACGGGACGCTCACCAACCGGAACGCGCCCGTCCTCGTGAGCGCAGAGCCGGTCTGGGCTTCCGTCGCCGCGGGCTACGCCCACTCCGTCGCAGTGCGGAAGGACGGCACCCTCTGGAGCTGGGGTGCGAACGCGAACGGCCAGCTGGGCGACGGGTCACGAGCGGACCATCCCCTCCCGGTCCGGGTCGGGACGGATTCAGACTGGGCCGCCGTCGCGACCGGGGAATCGCATACGCTGGCGATCAAGACGGACGGCTCCCTGTGGGGCTGGGGATACAACGTCGTCGGGCAATTGGGCGACGGGACGCAGACGCTTCGGACCTCCCCGGTCCGGATCGGCACGGATTCAGACTGGGTGACCATCACTGCGATCGAGAGCCACACGTTCGGCATCCGGGCTAACGGGACGCTCTGGGCCTGGGGCTCGAACGGATACGGTGACCTTGGAACCGGTGCGACGACGCCCAGCTACCCAACCCCAACCCGGATCGGTACCGATAACGACTGGCTTTCCATTTCGCCCGGCTACGTTCACACGCTGGCGCTCAAGAAAGACGGCTCCCTTTGGGCCTGGGGCTTCAACGGCGACGGCGAGCTGGGCGACGGAACCTTTTTCTACAAGACCGCGCTCACGAAGATCGGCACGGATACCGACTGGGCGTACATTTCCGCCGGGAACTGGTTCTCTCTCGGCGTCAAGCGGGACGGCTCCCTCTATTCCTGGGGATTCAACGCATTCGGGGAACTGGGCGACGGAACGAAGATCAACCGGACGCTCCCGACCCGGATCGGCTCGGTCGGAGGCGCCGGCGTTCCCGTGACCTCGGTCACGCTGTCGGCTGCTCCGGCAGGCACTCACGTGTCGGGAACGGCCGTCACCTTCTCGGCGGTCGCCACCGGCGGTGCGGCGCCGCTCGATTACGGCTTCGCGGTCCGGGACGGTGCCGGCACCGTGGTTGCGGTCCAGCCGTTCGGAACCGCAGCATCCTTCGTCTGGAACTCGACGGGCATGCCCGCCGGCACCTATACGGCAGAGGTGCGTGCCAAGAGCGGCATGTCCAGCCTCGACAACGGGGTGACGAACACGACGACGTACACGCTGCAGGCGCCGATCTCGGGCATCGTGCTGTCGCCGTCCGTTCCGAGCCCGCAGCAGGCGGGAACGTCCGTCACCTTCACGGCTACCGCCTCCGGCGGAATCTCCCCGTACCAGTACCGTTTCATCATCCGGGACAGCACAGGCATCATCTATGTTTCAACCAGCTACTCCGCCTCGAACAGCTATGTCTGGACCAACGGGATGCAGGTCGGCGGCTATACCGTCGAAGTCCGCGCCCGCAGCAACGGGTCCGTCCTGGACAACGAGGCGAGCATCACGACGGGCTACCAGATGGCACCGCCGCCGGTCACGGGTGTAACGATCTCGGCGTCTCCGGCCGGTCCGCAGGTCGCCGGCACTCCGGTGACGTTCACCGCCGTCGCGATCGGCGGCGTGGCGCCGTATCAATACCGCTTCCGCGTAAGAAACAGCACAGGCGCGCAGGTCGCTTTTGCGGACTACCCCGGCGGCGATACCTTCGTCTGGGCCACGACGGGGCTTCCGGCGGGAACGTACACGGCAGAAGTGTCCGCGCGCAGCAACGGTTCCGTCCAGGACAACGAGGCCGTGAAAACCGCCTCGTACGCTCTGAATGCGTCCGTCGGGGCGCTTTCGCTGTCGGCGTCTCCTGTCGGTTCGGGGGCGCCCGGGGCGACGGTGACGTTCACAGCGGCGGCTTCCGGGGGGATCTCGCCGTATCAGTACCGATTCAAGGTGACCAATGGCGCCGGCACGGTCGTCGCGACCCGCAGCTACTCCGCGACCGCCACCTTCGCCTGGAGCACCACCGGCCAGCCGTCGGGTCCGTACACGGCCGAGGTCTGCGCGAAAAGCAATGGATCAATCCTGGACAACGAAGCCGTGCAGACGCTCTCCTATGCGCTGGCGGCGCCGGTGACCGGAGTGACGATCACGGCAACTCCGGCCAGCTCCCAGTATGCGGGGACGATCGTCACCTTCACCGGGACAGCCTCCGGGGGCGTCACGCCCTGTCAGTACCGTTTCAAGGTGAAGAACAGCGGCGGCACACTGATCGCCACCCAGGCATACGGGTCGGCGAACACGTTCGCGTGGACCACGACCGGCGTCGCGGCCGGAACGTACACGGCCGAAGTGTGCGCGAGGAGCAACGGTTCCGCGCTCGACAACGAGGCGGTCCGGACGATGTCCTACACGATCAAGGCTGCGGTGAGTTCCGTGACGCTGACGGCCTCTCCGTCCAGTCCGCAGATCGCGGGCGCGACGGTGACGTTCACCGGGGCCGCCGCGGGGGGCACTTCGCCGTACCAGTACCGGTTCCGCATCCGGAACAGCGGGGGAACGGTCGTGGCGAACGGAAGCTACGGTTCCACCGCCACGTACGCGTGGGCCACGACCGGCCTGCCTGCCGGGATCTACACGGCCGAGGTATGCGCGCGAAGCAGAGGTTCCCTGGCCGACAACGAGGCGGTCAGGACGCTCCCGTACACGCTCAACGCCGGGGTGAGTTCGGTCTCGCTGTCGGCGTCTCCGGCCTCTCCGCAGATCGTCGGGACGACGGTGACGTTCACCGGGGCCGCGACGGGCGGCACTTCCCCGTACCAGTACCGGTTCCGCATCCGCAACAGCGGGGGGACGATCGTATCCTCCGCCAACTACGGCACTTCCGCCACGTTCGCCTGGAGCACGTCCTCCCTGGCGGCTGGAAGCTATACGGCCGAAGTGTGCGCGAGGAGCAACGGTTCCGCCCTCGACAACGAGGCGGTCGCGACCGCCCCGTATACGCTGACCGGGAAGGTGAGCTCGGTTTCGCTGGCCGCCAGCCCGGCCGGCTCGCAGGCGCCGGGAACCCTGGTCACTTATACCGCCACCGCCATCGGCGGGACCGGGCCGATCCAGTACCGGTTCCGTATCAAGAACAGCGGGGGCACGGTGCTCTCCACCCAGGCTTACGGGAGCGCCAACACGTATCCGTGGGCCACTTCCGGCCTCTCCTCCGGAACGTACACGGCGGAGGTCAGCGCAAGGAGCAACGGGTCCGCTCTGGATAACGAGGCGGTGGGCACGATGTCGTACGTGCTGGTCGTGCCGGTGAGTTCGGTGACGCTCACGGCGTCCCCGTCCAGTCCGCAGAACAAGGGCACGAAGATCACCTTCACCGCGACTGCGACGGGAGGGGTGTCGCCGTACCAGTACCAGTTCACGATCAAGAACAGCAAGGGCACGGTCGTGGCGACCCGGAGCTATTCCACGACGAACACGTATTCGTGGACGACGTCATCGCTTTCCGCCGGGACCTACACGGTCGAGGCGGATGCCCGCAGCGCCGGTTCGACGTCGCCGGTGGAGGCGCTGAAGACGATGTCCTTCACGCTGAAATAG
- a CDS encoding tetratricopeptide repeat protein has protein sequence MPVIGIVQFGVQSIADRYTYVPHVGLFVLAAWGAADLMRRLPKHRHVFSDVAGAWVVFLSATTWGQAGVWRDSLTLFRHSADATGSPARLNQGLGFAYRERGAGRIQGGNLDGAIEDLRESDRYKPYDPETLWLLGGALMDAGRPGEAEAVVSRLVDIDPDAERGHVGLGLIYESQGRRTSPGSSSGGRSRSTLRAGRRRPGSLRPADFR, from the coding sequence GTGCCCGTCATCGGGATCGTGCAGTTCGGGGTACAGTCGATCGCCGACCGGTACACCTATGTCCCGCACGTCGGGCTGTTCGTGCTGGCGGCGTGGGGCGCGGCGGATCTGATGCGCCGGCTCCCGAAGCATCGGCATGTGTTTTCGGACGTGGCCGGCGCCTGGGTCGTGTTCCTGTCCGCAACCACGTGGGGGCAGGCCGGCGTCTGGCGGGACAGCCTCACCCTGTTCCGCCATTCGGCCGATGCGACTGGGTCTCCCGCCCGGCTCAACCAGGGCCTCGGCTTTGCGTATCGCGAGCGGGGCGCCGGGCGGATCCAGGGGGGAAACCTGGACGGGGCGATCGAGGACCTGCGGGAATCGGACCGCTACAAGCCGTACGACCCGGAGACGCTGTGGCTTCTCGGGGGAGCCCTCATGGACGCGGGGAGGCCCGGGGAGGCGGAGGCCGTCGTCAGCCGGCTGGTCGACATCGATCCCGATGCCGAGCGGGGGCATGTCGGGCTGGGGCTGATCTACGAGTCGCAGGGAAGGCGGACCTCGCCCGGCAGCAGTTCCGGAGGGCGCTCGAGATCAACCCTTCGAGCCGGGCGGCGCAGGCCAGGATCGCTCCGTCCCGCTGATTTCCGCTGA
- a CDS encoding glycosyltransferase family 39 protein: MNPVFAKERALWLIALALAAVTAAAYSPVLGNGFILFDDPEYLTRNAHVLGGITADSLRWAFTGFDASNWHPLTWLSHMLDVRLFGLDPSMHHAVNLLFHIANVVLVFLVFRKMTGRDRESAAASVLFALHPLHVESVAWVSERKDVLSTFFLLATLGAYARYTERPGAGRYLLALGFLALGLLVKPMLVTLPFLLLLADAWPLGRPLTPRVFLEKIPSFALSAGSCVMKYLAQAHPRTYAALVFPAGMRLANAVVAYARYLGKTLYPGTMSILYPYPASIPAWEFAASLGLLSVLTFAVLRARHRFPYLAFG, encoded by the coding sequence ATGAACCCCGTTTTCGCCAAAGAACGCGCTCTCTGGCTGATCGCGCTGGCCCTGGCCGCCGTGACCGCAGCGGCTTATTCTCCCGTTCTCGGGAACGGGTTCATCCTGTTCGACGATCCCGAGTACCTGACCCGGAACGCCCACGTCCTGGGAGGGATCACCGCCGATTCCCTCCGCTGGGCGTTCACCGGGTTCGACGCTTCCAACTGGCATCCGCTGACCTGGCTGTCCCACATGCTCGATGTCCGCCTTTTCGGGCTCGACCCGTCGATGCACCATGCGGTCAACCTGTTGTTCCACATCGCGAACGTGGTACTGGTCTTCCTCGTTTTCCGCAAGATGACGGGGCGGGACCGGGAAAGCGCGGCCGCTTCGGTGCTCTTCGCCCTCCACCCGCTGCACGTCGAGTCGGTCGCCTGGGTTTCCGAGCGGAAGGACGTCCTCAGCACCTTCTTCCTTCTCGCGACGCTGGGCGCGTACGCCCGATACACCGAGCGGCCCGGCGCGGGGAGGTACCTGCTCGCGCTGGGGTTCCTCGCCCTGGGGCTCCTTGTCAAGCCGATGTTGGTCACGCTTCCCTTCCTCCTGCTGCTGGCGGACGCCTGGCCGCTCGGACGGCCCTTGACGCCTCGCGTCTTCCTCGAGAAGATCCCGTCCTTCGCGCTCTCGGCGGGTTCCTGCGTCATGAAATACCTCGCCCAGGCGCACCCCAGAACCTACGCCGCGCTGGTGTTTCCCGCCGGCATGCGGCTCGCCAACGCCGTCGTCGCCTATGCCCGCTATCTCGGGAAGACGCTCTACCCGGGCACCATGTCCATCCTTTACCCTTATCCGGCGTCCATCCCCGCGTGGGAATTCGCCGCGTCGCTCGGACTCCTGTCGGTCCTGACCTTCGCGGTCCTGCGCGCGCGGCACCGCTTCCCGTACCTCGCGTTCGGCTAG